Sequence from the Sphingosinicella ginsenosidimutans genome:
AAGCACGATCTCGGCGGCCTGCGCACCGGCCGCGCGTCGACCGCCCTGCTCGATCCGATCCAGGTCGAGGTCTATGGCGCGAACATGCCGCTGAACCAGGTCGCCACCGTGTCGGCGCCGGAGCCGCGGATGCTGTCCGTCCAGGTGTGGGACCGTTCGAACATCTCGGCGGTCGAAAAGGCGATCCGCAATGCCGGGCTCGGCATCAATCCGGTCACCGACGGCCAGACCATCCGGCTGCCGATTCCGGACCTCACCGAGGAGCGGCGCAAGGAACTCTCGAAGCTCGCCCACCAATATGCCGAAAAGGCGAAGGTGGCCGTGCGAAACGTCCGCCGCGACGGCATGGACGCGCTCAAGACAGACGAGAAGAAGAAGGACATCAGCGAGGACGAGCACAAGCGCCTCGACGCCGAA
This genomic interval carries:
- the frr gene encoding ribosome recycling factor, whose protein sequence is MPAYDKADLQRRMTGAVETLKHDLGGLRTGRASTALLDPIQVEVYGANMPLNQVATVSAPEPRMLSVQVWDRSNISAVEKAIRNAGLGINPVTDGQTIRLPIPDLTEERRKELSKLAHQYAEKAKVAVRNVRRDGMDALKTDEKKKDISEDEHKRLDAEVQKLTDEAIKEIDDIVAAKDKEILQK